A single genomic interval of Chryseobacterium paludis harbors:
- a CDS encoding glycosyltransferase, whose protein sequence is MKVIKKIVNNFISISYGITVNNEVGEIAQLLNVLLPLINKNDEVIVLQDITEKNKEVAAILDTYGDKIIRIEARLDGDFATFKNNLIKQATKNYLFQIDADEIPKGSLIEEIKYYLFKKRKKDVFMVPRINVVNGITNEHIERWNWLVNDKGYINFPDYQHRIFKLNRGIKWENKVHEKLCNYKKIAGLPASDYSMCLLHIKEIKRQEQQNSFYDTIV, encoded by the coding sequence ATGAAAGTTATTAAAAAAATTGTAAATAATTTTATCAGTATTTCTTACGGAATCACGGTTAATAATGAGGTTGGTGAAATTGCTCAACTTTTAAATGTATTACTTCCCCTCATTAATAAAAATGATGAGGTTATCGTGTTACAAGATATTACTGAGAAAAATAAGGAAGTAGCAGCTATTTTGGATACTTATGGTGATAAGATTATCAGAATTGAAGCACGTCTCGATGGAGATTTTGCTACATTTAAGAATAACCTAATAAAGCAAGCAACGAAAAATTATTTATTTCAAATAGATGCAGATGAAATCCCGAAAGGCTCTCTCATAGAAGAAATAAAATATTATTTATTTAAAAAAAGGAAAAAAGATGTTTTTATGGTTCCGAGAATAAATGTTGTAAACGGAATTACAAATGAACATATTGAACGTTGGAATTGGCTTGTAAATGATAAGGGATATATCAATTTTCCGGACTACCAACATCGGATTTTTAAACTTAACAGGGGAATTAAGTGGGAAAATAAAGTCCACGAAAAACTTTGTAATTATAAAAAAATTGCGGGGCTTCCAGCTTCAGATTATTCAATGTGCCTGCTCCACATTAAAGAAATAAAACGACAGGAACAACAAAATTCTTTTTACGATACCATTGTATAA
- a CDS encoding glycosyltransferase family protein, with protein MKKAICLFIVGEKYQKLFNKNKVQFESYAKKCGADLIILDKPLDDTFHRPLLSQKLLIPLKTKGYDIVLFLDLDIVISSKAPSIFEYLPEHKYFGAILDPRGTKEFNKTWGHIPRILEETTEIYFTDRHFDPHPLLLGSINGGVFVFRPEKVADVFKEYYFSEHNQGELNSFEETPFAYISQTNEWFEALPPKFNIQILYQLKGTSKGKEIEVAEKKIPKFIRNYYYRKEGYCFFPTKKYRVFVRNVISENYFVHFSGNYPIINN; from the coding sequence ATGAAAAAAGCAATTTGTCTTTTTATAGTTGGAGAGAAATATCAAAAATTGTTTAATAAAAACAAAGTACAGTTTGAAAGCTATGCCAAGAAATGTGGGGCAGATTTAATTATTCTTGACAAACCTTTGGATGATACTTTTCACCGTCCGTTGCTATCCCAAAAGCTACTTATCCCTTTAAAAACAAAAGGTTATGATATTGTGTTGTTTCTGGATCTGGATATAGTAATATCAAGTAAAGCTCCCTCAATTTTTGAGTATCTCCCAGAGCATAAATATTTTGGCGCTATTTTAGATCCCAGAGGAACAAAAGAATTTAATAAGACGTGGGGACATATTCCAAGAATATTAGAGGAAACTACTGAAATATATTTTACTGATCGTCATTTTGATCCACATCCTTTATTGCTTGGAAGCATAAATGGGGGAGTATTTGTTTTCCGGCCAGAAAAAGTGGCAGATGTTTTTAAAGAATACTACTTTTCTGAACATAATCAAGGCGAATTAAATAGTTTTGAAGAAACACCTTTTGCTTACATTTCTCAAACTAATGAATGGTTTGAAGCATTACCCCCTAAATTTAATATCCAGATTCTATATCAATTAAAAGGAACGAGTAAAGGAAAGGAAATTGAAGTCGCTGAAAAAAAGATTCCAAAATTCATTAGAAATTATTATTATAGAAAAGAAGGATATTGTTTTTTTCCTACTAAAAAGTATAGAGTTTTTGTCCGCAATGTAATATCAGAGAATTATTTTGTTCATTTTTCTGGTAATTATCCGATAATTAATAATTAA
- the gltX gene encoding glutamate--tRNA ligase yields the protein MEKVRVRFAPSPTGPLHLGGVRTALYDYLFAKNQGGEFVLRIEDTDTARYVEGAEEYIEEALEWCGIIPDESPKKGGKFAPYRQSERRDIYDRYTEQILKTDYAYLAFDTPEELDAIRAEYEAKGDVFSYDNKTRNRLRNSLALSEEELQQLLDAKTPYVVRFKMPVDRTLNLEDIIRGKSSVNTNTLDDKVLVKNDGMPTYHFANVIDDHEMEITHVIRGEEWLPSLGLHTLLYEAMQWDAPQFAHLSLILKPEGKGKLSKRDGDKFGFPVFPLDFKDPETGNISKGYRENGYLPDAFINMVALLGWSPADDKEILPLEEMIKEFDLHKVHKAGARFSKEKSEWFNHQYIQLKSDKEILTILRNTDLDISNISDEKLIKIIHLMKERATFPKDIYENGKFFFVAPDSYDEKAAKKAWNDETSATLGELANVFNGTEVFAAEVLKQTVHDFAENKGLGMGKVMMPLRLALVGELKGPDVPDILELLGKEESIARINNAINNFK from the coding sequence ATGGAGAAAGTAAGAGTACGTTTTGCTCCAAGTCCTACGGGACCTTTGCATTTGGGAGGTGTAAGAACCGCATTATATGATTATCTTTTTGCTAAAAACCAAGGTGGTGAATTTGTATTGAGAATTGAAGATACAGATACAGCGAGGTATGTAGAGGGAGCAGAAGAATATATTGAAGAAGCTTTAGAATGGTGCGGGATCATTCCTGATGAAAGTCCTAAAAAAGGAGGGAAATTTGCTCCTTATAGACAGTCTGAAAGAAGAGACATCTATGATAGGTATACAGAGCAGATATTAAAAACTGATTATGCTTATCTTGCTTTTGATACCCCAGAAGAACTGGACGCCATTCGTGCTGAGTATGAAGCAAAAGGAGATGTTTTCTCATATGACAACAAAACCAGAAATCGATTAAGAAACAGTCTTGCTCTTTCCGAAGAAGAATTGCAACAATTACTGGATGCAAAAACACCTTATGTTGTAAGATTTAAAATGCCAGTTGACAGGACTTTAAATCTTGAGGATATCATTCGTGGAAAATCATCTGTCAATACGAATACTTTAGATGATAAAGTTTTAGTTAAAAATGATGGAATGCCAACATATCATTTTGCTAATGTAATTGACGACCATGAAATGGAAATAACCCATGTTATTCGTGGGGAAGAATGGCTACCTTCTTTAGGCTTACATACTTTATTATATGAGGCAATGCAATGGGATGCTCCACAGTTTGCTCATCTTTCACTTATTCTAAAACCAGAGGGGAAAGGAAAATTAAGTAAAAGAGATGGTGACAAATTCGGTTTTCCTGTATTTCCATTAGATTTCAAAGATCCGGAAACAGGAAACATTTCTAAAGGTTATAGAGAAAACGGATATCTTCCGGATGCTTTTATTAATATGGTTGCTTTACTCGGATGGTCTCCCGCTGATGATAAAGAAATTCTGCCTTTAGAGGAAATGATTAAAGAGTTTGATCTTCATAAAGTTCACAAAGCAGGTGCGAGATTCAGCAAAGAAAAATCTGAATGGTTCAACCATCAGTATATTCAGTTAAAATCCGACAAAGAAATTTTAACGATTTTAAGAAATACAGATCTTGACATTTCAAATATTTCAGACGAAAAACTGATCAAAATAATTCATTTGATGAAAGAAAGAGCTACTTTCCCAAAGGACATTTATGAAAACGGAAAGTTTTTCTTTGTTGCTCCAGATTCTTATGATGAAAAGGCAGCTAAAAAAGCATGGAATGATGAAACTTCTGCAACGTTGGGTGAATTAGCCAATGTATTCAATGGTACTGAGGTATTTGCAGCTGAAGTTTTAAAACAAACTGTCCATGATTTTGCCGAAAATAAGGGCTTAGGAATGGGAAAAGTGATGATGCCTCTTCGTTTAGCTTTAGTTGGAGAATTAAAAGGACCTGATGTCCCGGATATTTTAGAACTACTTGGAAAAGAAGAAAGTATAGCAAGAATAAACAATGCTATTAATAATTTTAAATAG
- a CDS encoding acetyl-CoA carboxylase carboxyltransferase subunit alpha, translating to MEYLSFELPIKELMDQYQTCSLVGEESGVDVKLACSQIEDKIIEKKKEIYGNLTPWQRVQLSRHPDRPYALDHIKGITDKGSFLELHGDRNFADDPALVGGLATLDGHKVMIIGTQKGRTTKERQFRRFGMPNPEGYRKALRLMKLAEKFHIPIVTLVDTPGAYPGLEAEERGQGEAIARNIFEMVQLKTPIFTYIIGEGASGGALGIGVGNKVYMLENTWYTVIAPESCSSILWRNWDHKEDAANALNLTPKDALREKFIDGIIEEPLGGAHYDPETAYLNLKSSILQNIKAFSKFTGQELETQRQEKFIAMGQFKG from the coding sequence ATGGAATATTTAAGTTTCGAACTTCCTATAAAAGAATTAATGGATCAATACCAAACATGTTCTTTAGTAGGAGAAGAAAGTGGTGTTGATGTAAAATTAGCATGTAGTCAAATTGAGGACAAGATCATAGAAAAGAAAAAAGAGATCTATGGGAATCTTACTCCTTGGCAAAGAGTACAGTTATCTCGTCATCCTGATCGTCCTTATGCATTAGACCATATTAAAGGGATTACAGATAAAGGTAGTTTTCTGGAACTTCACGGAGACAGAAATTTTGCGGATGATCCAGCATTAGTTGGAGGCTTAGCTACCCTGGATGGTCATAAAGTGATGATCATAGGAACTCAGAAAGGGAGAACAACGAAAGAAAGACAGTTTAGAAGATTTGGAATGCCAAATCCTGAAGGATATAGAAAAGCTTTAAGGCTGATGAAATTGGCTGAGAAATTCCATATTCCTATTGTAACTTTGGTTGATACTCCTGGTGCATATCCAGGACTGGAAGCTGAAGAAAGAGGGCAAGGGGAAGCTATTGCAAGAAACATCTTTGAAATGGTTCAGCTGAAAACTCCAATTTTCACTTATATTATTGGCGAAGGAGCTAGTGGTGGAGCTTTAGGAATTGGTGTAGGAAACAAGGTATATATGCTAGAGAATACATGGTATACTGTAATTGCACCGGAAAGCTGTTCATCCATTCTGTGGAGAAACTGGGATCACAAAGAAGACGCTGCCAATGCTTTAAATCTTACGCCAAAAGATGCTTTACGAGAAAAGTTTATTGATGGTATTATTGAAGAACCTCTTGGAGGGGCACATTATGATCCAGAAACAGCATATCTGAACTTAAAAAGTTCTATTTTGCAAAATATAAAAGCTTTCTCGAAGTTTACAGGACAAGAACTTGAGACCCAGCGACAAGAAAAATTTATTGCAATGGGGCAATTTAAAGGATAA
- a CDS encoding DUF6759 domain-containing protein: protein MKKIFLLIFLCIFTLGFSQKKKRAKSKAVVEKETLIIYTEQDAESSKEARVIAGFLKQNPNHAKTDYFKRKLIEIIMADNSPEAKPTIKPISKEKIEKIVKNNELNSGKTVAVNSAPTSPEKKVNYASISGSKKSEPSEENKRTAAMLTHIFSNDASLNEAYINIKNRSSCNLIVKISGKKYYNLTVPAKGQNFILIDKGEYVLTTMVCDAKYSSIKKISKDIEIELNVSAE from the coding sequence ATGAAAAAAATTTTTCTCCTTATATTTTTATGCATTTTTACACTTGGTTTTTCTCAGAAAAAGAAAAGAGCCAAATCTAAGGCTGTTGTGGAAAAGGAAACGCTCATCATATACACAGAGCAGGACGCTGAAAGCTCAAAAGAAGCGAGAGTTATTGCCGGTTTTTTAAAGCAAAATCCAAATCATGCTAAGACTGATTATTTCAAAAGAAAACTAATCGAAATTATCATGGCAGATAATTCTCCGGAAGCAAAACCAACGATTAAACCTATTAGTAAAGAGAAGATTGAGAAGATTGTTAAAAACAATGAATTAAATAGTGGAAAGACTGTAGCTGTAAACTCAGCACCCACATCGCCCGAGAAAAAAGTGAACTATGCAAGCATTAGTGGTAGTAAGAAATCTGAACCAAGTGAGGAGAATAAAAGAACAGCTGCAATGTTGACACATATTTTCAGTAATGATGCCAGTTTAAATGAAGCGTATATCAATATTAAAAACAGGTCTTCTTGTAATTTAATAGTAAAAATCAGTGGAAAAAAATATTACAATCTGACTGTTCCGGCAAAAGGGCAGAATTTTATTCTCATAGATAAAGGAGAGTATGTATTAACAACAATGGTTTGTGATGCAAAATATTCCTCAATCAAAAAGATAAGTAAGGATATTGAAATAGAATTGAATGTATCTGCTGAATAA
- the tsf gene encoding translation elongation factor Ts, producing MSYTPAAADVAKLRNQTGAGMMDCKKALVEAEGDFEKAVDILRKKGQKVAANRADRESSEGAVIARVNEDNTLGVIISLNSETDFVAKNEAFIELAYELAEMAIFAATKEELLATDFHGITVADKLIEQTGVIGEKIEIGAFERIQGPYLGAYIHAGNKIAAITSLSTKVDGADEAAKAVSMQVAAMNPIALDETMVSQETIDKELEIERELLTKEGKPENIIDNILKGKMQKFYKENTLVHQAFIKDGSQSVADYVKSVNGDLKVTGFVRVSLS from the coding sequence ATGTCTTATACACCAGCTGCTGCAGACGTAGCAAAATTGAGAAACCAAACAGGTGCAGGTATGATGGACTGCAAAAAAGCTTTAGTTGAAGCAGAAGGAGACTTCGAAAAAGCAGTAGATATCCTTAGAAAAAAAGGACAAAAAGTTGCTGCTAACAGAGCTGACAGAGAATCTTCAGAAGGAGCAGTTATTGCTAGAGTAAACGAGGATAATACTTTAGGTGTTATTATCTCTTTAAACTCTGAAACTGACTTTGTTGCTAAAAACGAAGCTTTCATTGAATTAGCTTATGAATTAGCTGAAATGGCGATTTTTGCTGCTACTAAAGAAGAGCTTCTTGCTACTGATTTCCACGGAATCACTGTTGCTGATAAACTTATCGAGCAAACAGGAGTTATCGGTGAAAAAATTGAAATTGGTGCTTTCGAAAGAATTCAAGGTCCTTACCTAGGAGCTTACATCCATGCTGGAAACAAGATTGCTGCAATTACGTCTCTTTCTACTAAAGTAGATGGAGCTGACGAAGCTGCTAAAGCTGTTTCTATGCAGGTTGCTGCAATGAACCCTATCGCTCTAGACGAGACTATGGTTTCTCAGGAAACTATTGACAAGGAATTAGAGATTGAAAGAGAACTTCTTACTAAAGAAGGAAAACCTGAAAATATTATCGACAATATTTTGAAAGGTAAAATGCAGAAATTCTACAAAGAAAATACTTTGGTACACCAAGCTTTTATTAAAGATGGAAGCCAGTCTGTTGCTGATTATGTAAAATCTGTAAACGGAGATCTAAAAGTTACAGGATTTGTAAGAGTAAGCTTAAGCTAA